The following coding sequences are from one uncultured Devosia sp. window:
- a CDS encoding MarR family winged helix-turn-helix transcriptional regulator, which translates to MTRQGANLALLLLGGFRQMTGAARAELTQQGFSGISPANEFAMRAIAAGAGSASELGRRLSVSKQAAAKTIATLEQQGYVGRTDDPADARRKMVTITPRGQAAMQAGEAIMDALRAQWADRIGSDALARLEDNLTALLGPSPIDLAAPGQPDGDEG; encoded by the coding sequence ATGACACGTCAAGGCGCCAATCTTGCTCTGCTGCTGCTGGGAGGCTTTCGCCAGATGACGGGCGCAGCCCGGGCCGAGCTTACCCAGCAAGGCTTTTCCGGCATCAGCCCAGCCAATGAATTTGCCATGCGGGCCATTGCAGCCGGCGCGGGCAGCGCATCCGAACTGGGCCGGCGGCTGTCCGTTTCCAAACAGGCAGCGGCCAAGACGATCGCTACGCTCGAACAGCAGGGCTATGTCGGGCGCACGGACGATCCGGCAGATGCACGCCGCAAGATGGTGACGATCACGCCGCGTGGCCAGGCAGCGATGCAGGCGGGTGAGGCGATCATGGATGCGTTACGAGCCCAATGGGCGGACCGGATCGGGTCCGACGCGCTGGCGCGGCTCGAGGACAATCTGACGGCGCTGCTCGGCCCCTCGCCGATCGACCTGGCTGCGCCTGGCCAGCCGGACGGTGACGAGGGGTAG
- a CDS encoding SDR family oxidoreductase: protein MSNGLTDKIAVVTGAASGIGLATTKGLLAEGAVVVLVDRNETALTALVAELGDRAIAQVTDLLDAQSCASMVPEILAKAGRIDILHCNAGIYIGGDLTETTPEAIDRMLNLNVNAVMKNVHAVSPHMIERKTGDIIVTCSVAGHFPTWWEPVYSGSKWAITSFVQGMRRQMVPHGVRVAQISPGPVVSALLADWPEENLRAARESGGLIEPEDVAEAIIFMLTRRREVTIRDMIILPSNFDRV from the coding sequence GTGTCGAATGGATTGACTGACAAGATTGCCGTGGTCACCGGCGCCGCTTCGGGCATTGGCTTGGCAACGACGAAAGGCCTTCTGGCCGAAGGCGCCGTGGTGGTGCTCGTCGATCGCAATGAGACTGCCCTGACCGCTCTGGTGGCGGAGTTGGGCGACCGCGCCATTGCGCAAGTGACTGACTTGCTCGATGCTCAAAGCTGCGCCAGCATGGTCCCCGAGATCCTCGCAAAGGCCGGTCGCATCGATATTCTTCACTGCAATGCCGGCATCTATATCGGCGGCGATCTGACCGAGACCACGCCCGAAGCAATCGATCGGATGCTCAATCTCAACGTCAATGCGGTGATGAAGAATGTGCATGCCGTATCGCCGCACATGATCGAGCGCAAAACCGGCGACATCATCGTCACCTGCTCGGTGGCCGGTCACTTCCCGACCTGGTGGGAACCGGTCTATTCGGGTTCCAAATGGGCCATCACCAGTTTTGTCCAGGGCATGCGCCGCCAGATGGTGCCCCATGGCGTGCGCGTGGCGCAGATTTCGCCCGGTCCCGTCGTTTCAGCCCTTCTGGCTGACTGGCCCGAGGAAAACCTCCGCGCCGCCCGCGAAAGCGGCGGCTTGATCGAGCCCGAGGATGTCGCCGAAGCGATAATCTTTATGCTGACCCGCCGGCGCGAAGTGACCATTCGCGACATGATCATCCTGCCGAGCAATTTCGACCGGGTTTGA
- a CDS encoding flavin reductase family protein, producing MTILPVDLARAHRLLNHGPTVLISARHGGMDNVMPAAWASVLDMDPAKVTVVLDSGARTRDLVEASTHFVMQIPVARHLKVVDALGTTSLHDMPDKLARSGVKLFDMPGHDLPLVDGCAAWMICRLIPEPHNQTTYDLFIGEVEAAWADDSVFRDGRWHFEDADPDWRTLHHVSGGRYLGIGDILDFNRSPDEGPGA from the coding sequence ATGACCATTCTTCCCGTCGATCTCGCCAGGGCACACCGCCTGCTCAACCATGGCCCGACCGTGCTGATCTCGGCCCGCCATGGCGGCATGGACAATGTCATGCCCGCCGCCTGGGCCTCGGTGCTCGATATGGACCCGGCCAAGGTCACGGTCGTGCTTGACAGCGGCGCGCGGACGCGGGACCTGGTGGAAGCCAGTACGCATTTCGTCATGCAGATCCCCGTGGCGAGGCACCTCAAGGTGGTGGATGCCCTGGGCACGACCTCGCTGCATGACATGCCCGACAAGCTTGCCCGCTCCGGCGTGAAACTCTTCGACATGCCGGGCCACGACCTGCCGCTGGTGGACGGCTGCGCCGCCTGGATGATCTGCCGGCTGATCCCCGAGCCGCACAACCAGACCACCTACGATCTCTTCATCGGCGAAGTCGAAGCCGCCTGGGCCGACGACAGCGTGTTCCGCGACGGCCGCTGGCATTTCGAGGACGCCGACCCCGACTGGCGCACGCTGCACCACGTCTCGGGCGGTCGCTATCTGGGTATCGGCGACATTCTCGATTTCAACCGCAGCCCCGATGAAGGGCCGGGGGCTTGA
- a CDS encoding alpha/beta hydrolase, producing the protein MFDPTAPTIPEVTHHHLALENAELHYVSAGAAGSPILLVHGFPETWWAFHKLIPLLARNHRVLAVDLPGFGDSGLGDGDLSSTVAAASLHDLIAHLGLGPVHLVAQDISGGAAFRLATSHPEDVASFTAVEMGLAGFGLEGLADITHGGSWHIGVLAAPAIPELLLAGTERDFIAWMFRTMTALPGAVTDADIDEFARTYARPHGWRGASGLYRSMLAEGAELQAIAQRSGLTMPVLAIGAGGGDFTKATMAAVADDPKSVQLEGVGHYASLEAPDRVAAAILDFID; encoded by the coding sequence ATGTTCGATCCCACCGCACCAACCATTCCAGAAGTCACGCACCACCACCTCGCTCTCGAAAATGCCGAACTGCACTACGTCAGCGCAGGCGCCGCCGGCTCGCCCATCCTGCTCGTGCATGGTTTCCCCGAAACCTGGTGGGCCTTTCACAAGCTCATCCCGCTTCTGGCGCGCAATCATCGCGTCCTTGCCGTGGATCTGCCGGGCTTCGGCGACTCCGGTCTGGGTGACGGCGACCTATCCAGCACGGTCGCCGCCGCCAGCCTGCATGATCTGATCGCCCATCTCGGGCTAGGCCCTGTCCATCTTGTGGCGCAGGACATCAGCGGCGGTGCGGCCTTTCGTCTGGCCACCAGCCATCCCGAAGACGTGGCGAGTTTCACCGCGGTGGAAATGGGCTTGGCCGGCTTTGGCCTCGAAGGGCTTGCCGACATCACCCATGGCGGCTCCTGGCATATCGGTGTTCTCGCAGCGCCAGCCATTCCCGAACTGCTGCTGGCGGGGACGGAACGCGATTTCATCGCCTGGATGTTCCGCACCATGACCGCTCTCCCCGGCGCCGTCACTGATGCGGATATCGACGAATTCGCCCGTACCTATGCTCGACCCCACGGCTGGCGTGGCGCCAGCGGCCTTTATCGCTCCATGCTGGCAGAAGGCGCCGAACTCCAGGCGATCGCGCAACGCAGCGGCCTGACCATGCCGGTCCTGGCGATCGGTGCAGGCGGAGGCGACTTCACCAAGGCAACCATGGCTGCCGTAGCCGATGATCCGAAATCGGTCCAGCTGGAGGGCGTTGGGCACTATGCCAGCCTTGAAGCGCCGGACCGCGTCGCCGCGGCCATCCTGGATTTCATCGACTGA